A region from the Brevibacterium paucivorans genome encodes:
- a CDS encoding LPXTG cell wall anchor domain-containing protein, translating to MKTLPSLVLAPAVAAAVTGMIAAPAVATSTSPAPNQDPTSDDASAASNESSPKKITVTDTTVSVADISDSKKGVTFKGENFKPNTTARVFATGPNGQQYPANTELSVNDKGEVNGTYYFTVEEGAEVPVGRYSIALRSMADEKNTDPATFSVTQDGEEPAPEATPAPEPTQEETPKPEATPEQTPTEQPTPEETKTPAETPTAEPTPEAPATETPSPEATPEETQTQEPTPEPKQTPTETPSAQPSETPKPEPTPKETPTQEPTPEAPATETPSPEATPEETQTQEPTPEPKQTPTETPSAQPSETPKPEPTPKETPTQEPTPEPKQTPTETPSAQPSETPKPEPTPEETPTSEATPEAPAADASLSISPTKISAEAFGDKNKGVNATVTGLKAGSKYTFKFEHSKGKTSAYEVTKTADEKGVATAGVAAGEGSEVHPGTYTVTVTGDDLDKPLTGSFTVLPPQDDAPDDKPEDSKPEDKPEDSKPEDNAPEDTPGTSDDGGHSTEIDNSRDDQGDASEDEQEDSEAPAEDDSSGEDTDAADSDESSDSGESEDSTDTSRRPAEERAPRHGENTPAPESNNDLPRTGTELTGLALGVGLIVVGGAAVVVTRRKAATDGTF from the coding sequence GTGAAGACTTTACCGAGTCTTGTGCTTGCCCCCGCAGTTGCAGCCGCGGTTACCGGCATGATTGCCGCGCCCGCTGTCGCTACTTCTACGAGTCCTGCACCAAACCAAGATCCAACGAGTGACGACGCATCAGCAGCGTCGAATGAATCCTCGCCGAAAAAGATCACTGTCACTGACACCACAGTGTCTGTTGCTGACATTTCAGACTCCAAAAAGGGTGTGACGTTCAAGGGCGAAAACTTCAAGCCCAACACGACCGCCCGCGTGTTTGCTACCGGACCTAACGGCCAGCAGTACCCTGCCAACACCGAACTGTCCGTAAACGACAAGGGCGAAGTCAACGGAACCTACTACTTCACCGTCGAAGAAGGTGCTGAAGTACCCGTTGGTCGGTACTCGATCGCTTTGCGTTCGATGGCAGACGAAAAGAACACTGATCCTGCAACATTCAGCGTGACTCAGGACGGCGAAGAGCCTGCTCCAGAGGCAACTCCAGCTCCGGAGCCAACGCAGGAAGAGACGCCTAAGCCTGAAGCAACACCGGAGCAGACACCGACCGAACAGCCAACCCCGGAAGAGACGAAGACCCCGGCAGAGACGCCAACCGCGGAGCCTACGCCGGAAGCACCAGCGACCGAGACCCCGTCGCCAGAAGCAACACCGGAAGAGACACAGACCCAGGAACCAACACCTGAGCCTAAGCAGACACCAACTGAAACACCGTCTGCACAACCTTCCGAAACTCCAAAACCGGAACCAACCCCGAAAGAGACACCAACCCAGGAACCGACACCGGAAGCACCAGCGACTGAAACCCCGTCGCCAGAAGCAACACCGGAAGAGACACAGACCCAGGAACCAACACCTGAGCCTAAGCAGACACCAACTGAAACACCGTCTGCACAGCCCTCCGAAACTCCAAAACCGGAACCAACCCCGAAAGAGACACCAACCCAGGAACCGACACCGGAACCTAAGCAGACACCAACTGAAACACCGTCTGCACAACCTTCCGAAACTCCAAAACCGGAACCAACTCCAGAAGAGACACCGACCTCGGAAGCAACCCCAGAAGCACCAGCTGCTGACGCTTCACTGTCGATCTCGCCGACGAAGATTTCGGCTGAAGCCTTTGGTGACAAGAACAAGGGTGTCAACGCAACTGTGACCGGCTTGAAAGCAGGTTCGAAGTACACCTTTAAGTTCGAACACAGTAAAGGCAAGACTTCCGCTTACGAAGTCACCAAGACTGCCGATGAGAAGGGTGTAGCTACTGCCGGTGTGGCCGCTGGAGAAGGTTCAGAAGTACACCCAGGAACGTACACCGTGACGGTGACCGGGGATGACCTCGACAAGCCACTCACTGGTTCGTTCACGGTGCTTCCTCCTCAGGACGACGCGCCAGACGACAAACCTGAGGACAGCAAGCCTGAAGACAAACCTGAGGACAGCAAGCCTGAAGACAACGCGCCCGAAGACACACCCGGAACGTCAGATGACGGTGGGCACTCCACCGAAATCGACAACTCTCGGGATGACCAGGGTGACGCGTCAGAGGACGAGCAGGAAGACTCGGAAGCTCCCGCTGAAGACGACTCTTCAGGTGAAGACACCGACGCAGCTGACAGCGACGAGAGCTCGGACTCAGGTGAAAGCGAAGACTCGACTGACACCTCGCGCCGTCCTGCGGAAGAACGCGCGCCACGTCACGGCGAGAACACGCCAGCGCCAGAGTCGAACAATGACCTGCCACGCACCGGTACTGAACTGACCGGCCTGGCATTGGGTGTTGGTCTGATCGTCGTAGGTGGGGCGGCTGTCGTTGTGACTCGCCGCAAGGCCGCGACGGACGGAACCTTCTAA
- the dcd gene encoding dCTP deaminase produces the protein MVVSLLSDRDIISQIEAGRIALDPFDPVLVQPASVDVCLDRSFRLFDNHKYSFIDPSVEQPELTRLVEVETDQPFILHPGEFVLASTAEVVTLPTDVAARLEGKSSLGRLGLLTHSTAGFIDPGFSGHVTLELSNMATLPIKLWPGMKIGQLCFFNLSSPTNNPYGSNPATANRYQGQRGPTASRSFQNFYRSPSV, from the coding sequence ATGGTTGTGAGTTTGCTTTCAGATCGCGACATTATTTCCCAGATTGAAGCCGGCCGGATCGCGTTGGATCCGTTCGACCCCGTGCTTGTTCAGCCGGCCAGCGTGGACGTGTGCTTAGACAGATCGTTTCGTCTGTTTGACAACCACAAGTACTCGTTCATTGACCCTTCGGTCGAACAGCCCGAACTCACCCGGCTCGTCGAAGTTGAGACCGACCAGCCGTTCATCCTGCACCCGGGCGAATTTGTGTTGGCCTCCACGGCCGAGGTGGTGACACTTCCCACGGACGTCGCCGCCCGCTTGGAAGGCAAGTCGTCGCTGGGTCGTTTGGGTCTTCTCACCCACTCAACGGCAGGTTTCATTGACCCTGGATTCTCGGGCCACGTGACATTGGAACTCTCCAACATGGCCACGTTGCCCATCAAACTGTGGCCGGGCATGAAAATTGGTCAGCTGTGTTTCTTTAACTTGAGCTCGCCCACAAACAACCCGTACGGCTCCAACCCAGCCACCGCTAACCGGTACCAGGGTCAGAGGGGCCCCACCGCCTCGCGCAGTTTCCAGAACTTCTACCGGAGCCCATCGGTATGA
- a CDS encoding acyl-CoA thioester hydrolase/BAAT C-terminal domain-containing protein, whose product MKFRKWTGRIAGGVVLTLAVCGATIFGLRMYNTRKYPVTQASADLHDKNGYPTNDRIRPIKGEYLNGFHFKPQERSHKGTVVVYGGSEGSPAYEQAKALSEQGFEVLALYFFGQDNQKPSLAQVPLEQFNEVVEYAQNSIENPTPITVIGTSKGAEFTANLAAHGYPVDNLINFTPAHYSYSGLDFSSQKEQPSFTHNGEPVPFATFRSGNVSVGMKMMWDMITAYPPEYRPTYENAAEHAHDHAAIDLSSFDGNALFLAGDQDKMWQGEVASKALAEQSPAFESVIYPGAGHLFVEDIESMGNGWQIMFGGTVDGNAKAANESMDLVIKKLSEWHAGR is encoded by the coding sequence GTGAAGTTTCGGAAGTGGACGGGTCGTATTGCCGGTGGCGTGGTGCTCACCTTGGCGGTGTGTGGTGCCACCATTTTTGGTCTTCGCATGTACAACACAAGGAAGTACCCAGTGACTCAGGCCAGCGCTGACCTCCACGACAAGAACGGTTACCCCACGAATGACCGCATTCGACCAATAAAAGGGGAGTACCTCAACGGATTCCACTTCAAACCCCAAGAACGTTCGCATAAGGGCACTGTGGTGGTCTACGGCGGGTCCGAAGGATCGCCCGCATACGAACAAGCGAAAGCTCTTAGCGAACAGGGCTTTGAAGTCCTGGCTCTCTACTTCTTTGGGCAAGACAACCAGAAACCGTCGCTTGCCCAGGTGCCTCTTGAGCAGTTCAACGAAGTCGTTGAGTACGCCCAAAACTCCATCGAGAACCCAACCCCCATTACAGTCATTGGCACGTCTAAAGGCGCAGAGTTCACGGCGAACCTGGCCGCTCATGGCTACCCGGTGGACAACCTCATCAACTTCACGCCGGCTCACTACAGTTACTCCGGGCTGGACTTCAGCTCTCAAAAGGAACAGCCGTCATTTACGCACAACGGTGAACCGGTTCCCTTCGCAACCTTCAGGAGTGGCAACGTCTCAGTGGGGATGAAAATGATGTGGGACATGATCACCGCATACCCACCCGAGTACCGCCCCACCTACGAAAACGCGGCCGAACATGCCCATGACCACGCGGCAATCGACCTGTCTTCATTTGACGGCAACGCGCTGTTCCTTGCCGGTGACCAAGACAAAATGTGGCAGGGCGAAGTAGCTTCTAAAGCACTCGCTGAGCAGTCGCCTGCATTCGAAAGCGTCATCTACCCCGGCGCCGGACACTTGTTCGTGGAAGATATTGAATCCATGGGCAACGGCTGGCAGATCATGTTTGGTGGCACCGTCGACGGCAATGCGAAAGCAGCCAACGAGTCGATGGATTTAGTCATCAAGAAGTTGTCGGAGTGGCACGCGGGTAGGTAA
- a CDS encoding molybdopterin molybdotransferase MoeA, translating into MVSIADYREKLFDFLLLLSSWEYRDLAQVATHPMPLRAAQHVKSAEQVPRFNNSQMDGFVVHPNDPEVVAGKPVPLLPMVAAGHNPEPLTPGFAMPIMTGAKIPEWDGPAFDDDGCDLCVVPVEETVAGFDDLTHVTFTPQATFESGRFVRYRGSDIDYDDELCAVGDHLTPARTGSLASVGLTQIAVFKPLRVLVVSTGDEVCQPGLRPGAAQIYDSNTSAAVAALSVAGAHVVGTLHAPDHPDLLLDAVRSWQADDTRRADVVVSMGGISMGAREVIRLASELEVQQGVENWYGGAQSPRLPNSGMEFCRLPMQPGGPQAVGQLAGVPWVGLPGNPVSTLVSIEVLLRTSMFGAPPRNRMSVTVHTPDGDPLSSPVGKTQMRFARLDADGSVRLEWSNSSHLLHMQADATVLVMIPQDVSAIEDGDTFEALAL; encoded by the coding sequence ATGGTCTCGATTGCGGATTATCGCGAAAAGCTTTTCGACTTCCTCCTGCTCCTGAGTAGTTGGGAGTACCGCGATCTCGCTCAGGTGGCCACCCACCCCATGCCGTTGCGGGCAGCCCAGCACGTTAAGTCCGCTGAGCAGGTTCCCCGGTTCAACAACTCCCAAATGGACGGGTTTGTTGTGCATCCCAACGATCCCGAGGTGGTAGCAGGTAAGCCCGTTCCTCTCCTTCCCATGGTTGCCGCCGGGCACAACCCCGAACCGCTCACACCGGGCTTTGCGATGCCCATTATGACGGGGGCGAAGATTCCCGAATGGGATGGCCCGGCGTTCGACGATGACGGATGCGATCTGTGTGTGGTTCCGGTGGAAGAAACGGTGGCTGGTTTCGATGACCTGACACATGTGACGTTTACGCCCCAGGCGACTTTTGAGTCGGGTAGGTTCGTTCGGTACCGGGGTAGCGACATCGACTATGACGATGAGTTGTGCGCTGTTGGTGATCACCTCACGCCGGCGCGAACCGGGTCACTCGCGTCCGTGGGGCTCACACAGATTGCCGTGTTTAAACCATTGCGGGTTCTGGTGGTGTCCACGGGTGACGAAGTGTGCCAGCCGGGTCTGCGCCCGGGTGCGGCGCAGATCTACGATTCCAACACCTCGGCGGCGGTGGCGGCACTTTCAGTAGCGGGAGCCCACGTGGTAGGCACCCTGCACGCCCCCGACCATCCAGACTTGCTCCTGGATGCGGTGCGTTCGTGGCAGGCAGATGACACCCGGCGCGCCGATGTGGTTGTGTCGATGGGCGGCATTTCCATGGGGGCACGCGAAGTCATTCGATTGGCCTCAGAGCTGGAGGTACAGCAGGGAGTCGAGAACTGGTACGGTGGCGCGCAGTCTCCCAGGCTCCCAAACAGTGGCATGGAGTTCTGTCGCCTTCCCATGCAGCCGGGAGGCCCACAAGCAGTGGGCCAATTGGCAGGGGTTCCGTGGGTGGGGTTGCCCGGAAATCCGGTGTCCACACTGGTGAGCATTGAGGTGTTATTGCGTACCTCGATGTTTGGAGCACCGCCCCGCAACCGCATGAGCGTCACGGTACACACTCCCGACGGTGATCCACTGAGCAGTCCCGTGGGCAAAACCCAGATGCGATTCGCGCGCCTTGATGCTGATGGAAGCGTTCGGTTGGAATGGAGCAACAGTTCCCACTTGTTACACATGCAGGCTGATGCGACCGTGCTGGTGATGATTCCCCAAGACGTCTCGGCCATCGAAGACGGTGACACGTTTGAGGCGCTCGCGCTCTGA
- the moaC gene encoding cyclic pyranopterin monophosphate synthase MoaC translates to MTGSSEHSAPQLSHVDESGAARMVDVGGKSVTARRAVASGTVITTPEVMELIASGNLPKGEALPIARIAGIMGAKRTWDLIPLCHPLDLSGIDVTFSLEHDRVHIQAVVKTSGKTGVEMEALTAVSLTALTIYDMIKAVDKHAVLTNIKVDAKSGGKSGDWSRKTEHHLGHNHPSLPQDSHD, encoded by the coding sequence ATGACAGGGAGTTCTGAGCACAGCGCACCCCAGTTGTCCCACGTAGACGAATCCGGGGCCGCGCGCATGGTAGACGTGGGCGGCAAATCCGTGACAGCCCGCCGGGCCGTAGCAAGTGGCACGGTGATCACCACGCCCGAGGTCATGGAGCTGATTGCGTCGGGAAACCTACCTAAAGGAGAAGCCCTGCCCATTGCTCGCATTGCTGGAATCATGGGGGCAAAACGCACATGGGACCTCATTCCGCTGTGCCATCCGCTGGACCTTTCCGGAATCGACGTGACGTTCAGCCTTGAGCACGACCGTGTACACATTCAGGCTGTGGTGAAAACTTCGGGCAAAACAGGCGTCGAAATGGAGGCGCTTACGGCTGTTTCGCTCACTGCGCTGACCATCTACGACATGATCAAAGCCGTTGACAAGCACGCGGTTCTCACGAACATCAAGGTTGACGCGAAGTCCGGTGGTAAATCGGGCGACTGGTCCCGTAAAACCGAGCACCACCTCGGGCACAACCACCCATCACTACCCCAGGATTCACATGACTGA
- a CDS encoding Na(+)/H(+) antiporter subunit C, which yields MSTSLILLITMGVLMACGVYLMLDRSLTRVLIGFLLLGNGVNVLIMLTAGPPGNPPITDGVDLSTVGMSDPLPHALILTAIVITFGISAFMLALIYRSWRLVRAETIDDDIEDLATAQEQSLRLAEEAQTSENQDDTEFGDEADHPVPGAVDLDDDGTPEERGEST from the coding sequence GTGAGCACCTCATTGATTCTCCTCATCACCATGGGAGTCCTCATGGCGTGCGGTGTGTACCTCATGCTGGACCGTTCACTCACGCGCGTTCTCATTGGGTTTCTTCTCTTGGGGAACGGAGTGAACGTCCTCATCATGCTGACGGCAGGACCACCGGGAAACCCGCCAATTACCGACGGTGTTGACTTATCTACCGTCGGTATGAGTGACCCACTTCCACACGCGCTTATCCTCACCGCGATCGTCATCACGTTCGGAATATCAGCGTTCATGCTCGCGCTCATCTACCGGTCATGGCGTCTGGTGCGTGCCGAAACCATCGACGACGACATCGAAGACTTGGCAACGGCTCAAGAACAGAGTCTCCGCCTTGCTGAAGAAGCACAGACCAGCGAGAACCAGGACGACACCGAATTCGGTGACGAAGCCGACCACCCGGTTCCTGGTGCGGTTGATTTGGACGATGACGGAACACCGGAAGAAAGAGGTGAGAGCACATGA
- a CDS encoding Na+/H+ antiporter subunit A: protein MGAILSTFFVAACFAPLLFRFLGRNAFLLLAAVPLTGLMFSIIQAPAVLAGRPPWELYDWLPVLDMSIIFRMDTLSWILSLMVTGVGTLVFVYCARYFSERDPGLGEFAANLTAFAGMMYGLVLADELLVLFMFWEGTTVFSYLLIGFSSTRQQSRRAALQALVVTTFGGLIMLLGMLMLSHEYGTGRISDITTRGYLEGNVVVAIAMYLILIGAISKSALVPFHFWLPGAMAAPTPVSAYLHAAAMVKAGIFLILRFSPSFYTMPGWVPVLVTVGVGTMLIGAWQALREFDLKLVLAYGTVSQLGFLTAVSAFGTRGVTIAALAMLVSHALFKSTLFLTVGIIDHAVGTRDLRKLSGYGKRDPWLAGVGIVAAASMAGVPPLYGFVAKEAVIETILATQSKAGYIALAGILLGSVMTVGYAWRFVYGAFATQENIEPVSGHSTSKLLMVSPVFLAVALTVLGPLSFVLNGPFAAYTHDFSGHSYHLALWHGFTPALALSGAIFAVGAVLIYAGPYVSQFQSHMPTIIDFPRAYSRIIQGLVSTAAYVTSRTQRGSMPFYQSVIYAVAIAGMGITLLANNSWGVVPEFAQSWGQVAVAAIIVPAALAATIARKRFQAVLIVGVTGYGMVAFFAMQGAPDLALTQALVETITIVVFILVLRRLPVNMAGDPAKNFSPPVRAIIGASFGILMMVGVVVAMGNRIHTPVSDAWGELAYNVGHGKNIVNVALVDIRAWDTMGELSVVVVAATGIASLIFVQSRERKLQRVDFPTDIPSGFRRFTVPVAEDILPKNSDDTADDKPNNSDQESKRNAWLMAGRTLAPRNRSIMLEVLVRLIFHAMLVISVYLLFAGHNAPGGGFAAGLVAGLAFTVRYLAGGRYELAEAAVFDAGRLLGTGLAIVMLTALGGLFWGEAVLQSEYWSATLPVLGELSLGTSTLFDIGVYFVVMGLMLDILRSLGAEVDRHQEADEQRLAEVLAEGDEQADRRKLSAIMGRIDSLRDRIDRRGDGL from the coding sequence GTGGGCGCAATCCTTTCGACCTTCTTTGTCGCCGCGTGCTTCGCTCCTCTCCTGTTTCGATTTCTGGGCCGTAACGCGTTCCTGCTTCTGGCGGCGGTGCCACTTACTGGCCTCATGTTTTCGATCATCCAAGCGCCGGCCGTTTTGGCAGGTCGGCCACCGTGGGAGCTCTACGACTGGCTCCCCGTTTTGGACATGAGCATCATCTTCCGCATGGACACGCTGTCTTGGATCCTGAGCCTCATGGTGACCGGTGTGGGGACGTTGGTGTTTGTGTATTGCGCCCGCTATTTCAGCGAGCGCGATCCGGGGTTGGGTGAGTTCGCCGCTAATCTGACCGCGTTTGCCGGCATGATGTACGGGCTCGTGCTCGCCGATGAGCTTCTTGTCTTGTTCATGTTCTGGGAAGGCACCACGGTGTTTTCCTATCTCCTCATCGGGTTTTCATCGACCCGTCAGCAAAGTCGTCGTGCCGCACTTCAGGCTCTCGTCGTCACCACGTTCGGTGGGCTCATCATGTTGCTGGGAATGCTGATGCTCAGCCATGAGTACGGTACGGGTCGCATTTCAGACATCACGACGCGCGGTTATCTCGAGGGCAACGTGGTCGTCGCTATTGCCATGTACCTGATCCTCATTGGCGCGATTTCGAAGTCTGCGCTTGTTCCCTTCCACTTCTGGCTTCCAGGTGCCATGGCCGCGCCCACCCCGGTCAGTGCGTACCTTCACGCCGCTGCCATGGTGAAAGCCGGAATCTTCCTCATTTTGCGGTTCTCTCCCAGCTTCTACACCATGCCAGGATGGGTGCCTGTGCTCGTCACAGTAGGTGTTGGAACCATGCTGATTGGGGCGTGGCAGGCGCTTCGAGAGTTCGACCTCAAACTCGTATTGGCATACGGGACCGTGTCCCAACTGGGATTCCTCACAGCGGTGTCTGCGTTTGGTACCCGAGGTGTGACCATCGCGGCTCTTGCCATGTTGGTCTCCCACGCACTTTTCAAATCCACCTTGTTCCTTACCGTGGGAATCATTGACCACGCGGTGGGTACGCGTGACTTGAGGAAGCTGTCTGGGTACGGCAAGCGTGACCCGTGGCTTGCGGGTGTGGGAATCGTGGCAGCAGCCTCGATGGCTGGTGTCCCGCCCCTGTACGGTTTTGTAGCAAAAGAAGCAGTTATCGAAACCATTTTGGCTACCCAGTCGAAAGCCGGATACATCGCGCTCGCCGGTATCCTCTTAGGCTCAGTCATGACCGTGGGCTATGCGTGGCGTTTTGTCTACGGAGCCTTTGCCACCCAGGAAAACATCGAACCCGTATCCGGGCACTCGACCAGTAAACTCCTCATGGTTTCACCCGTTTTCCTCGCAGTCGCGCTTACTGTTTTGGGTCCCTTGAGCTTTGTTCTCAACGGTCCGTTTGCAGCGTACACACATGATTTTTCCGGCCACAGCTATCACTTGGCTCTGTGGCACGGTTTCACACCAGCACTCGCGTTGTCTGGCGCCATTTTTGCGGTAGGTGCAGTGCTCATTTATGCGGGACCGTACGTTTCACAGTTCCAAAGCCACATGCCCACCATCATCGACTTTCCGCGGGCGTATAGCAGGATTATCCAGGGACTTGTGTCGACGGCCGCCTATGTCACCTCACGTACCCAACGTGGTTCAATGCCGTTCTACCAATCAGTGATTTACGCGGTAGCGATCGCTGGAATGGGCATCACGCTTCTTGCAAACAATTCGTGGGGTGTGGTGCCTGAATTTGCGCAGTCGTGGGGGCAGGTTGCAGTCGCGGCCATTATTGTTCCAGCAGCGCTTGCTGCGACCATCGCCAGGAAGCGGTTCCAAGCCGTTTTGATTGTTGGGGTCACGGGGTACGGGATGGTCGCATTCTTTGCTATGCAGGGTGCGCCGGATCTCGCTTTGACACAAGCACTGGTCGAAACCATCACGATTGTGGTGTTCATTCTGGTCTTGCGGCGCCTGCCAGTAAACATGGCCGGTGACCCTGCGAAGAACTTCTCCCCGCCAGTGCGTGCGATCATCGGTGCCTCATTCGGGATTCTCATGATGGTGGGCGTGGTCGTAGCGATGGGCAACCGCATTCACACGCCGGTGTCAGATGCGTGGGGTGAACTCGCATATAACGTGGGTCACGGAAAGAACATCGTCAACGTCGCGCTGGTCGATATTCGCGCTTGGGACACCATGGGCGAACTATCCGTAGTCGTCGTTGCTGCTACGGGAATTGCGAGCCTCATTTTTGTTCAATCGCGTGAACGAAAACTTCAGCGTGTCGACTTCCCAACCGATATCCCATCAGGCTTTCGTCGGTTTACCGTCCCGGTCGCAGAGGACATCCTGCCAAAGAACTCAGACGACACAGCCGACGACAAACCAAACAATAGCGACCAAGAATCCAAACGCAACGCCTGGCTCATGGCCGGTCGAACGCTAGCCCCGCGTAACCGGTCCATCATGTTGGAAGTTCTTGTGCGCCTGATCTTCCACGCCATGCTGGTAATCAGCGTGTACCTGCTGTTTGCAGGACACAACGCGCCAGGCGGAGGTTTTGCTGCCGGACTGGTGGCTGGCCTGGCGTTCACCGTGCGGTACTTGGCAGGTGGGCGATATGAGTTGGCTGAAGCGGCAGTCTTCGACGCCGGCCGTCTACTGGGTACGGGCCTCGCAATAGTCATGCTCACGGCTCTGGGAGGACTTTTCTGGGGTGAGGCGGTCCTGCAATCGGAATACTGGTCAGCCACTCTGCCGGTTCTAGGAGAACTGTCGTTGGGCACGTCGACTCTGTTCGACATCGGCGTGTACTTTGTGGTCATGGGTCTCATGCTCGACATCCTGCGTTCCTTGGGCGCTGAAGTCGATCGCCACCAAGAAGCAGATGAGCAGCGCTTGGCCGAGGTTCTTGCCGAAGGCGACGAACAGGCAGACAGGCGCAAGCTCTCTGCGATTATGGGCCGAATCGACAGTTTGCGTGACCGGATCGATCGACGAGGTGATGGTCTGTGA
- a CDS encoding NHL domain-containing thioredoxin family protein: protein MSNANRVRLRAPELVGRRWINTGGENLSLEDLRGKIVLLDFWTFCCINCLHVLDELRPLEEEYADVLVTIGVHSPKFEFEREIEAVDRAVERYQVEHIVLDDPNLETWKAYTARAWPTLVVIDPEGYIVASMSGEGHTSGLISLIEEVAAEHEAKGTLRRGDAPYVPPAPREGDLFYPGKVVRLDDGRLIVADSGHHSYALYDSEGANLLGRIGSGERGNADGDFATAQFSEPGGVAQLPPEIAQQVGYHLVAADTVNHTLRGINLETQTVTTVAGTGEQYMVGASDNVPDQPGFSGRYDGPATAVKLSSPWDVVYAPKTSNVVIAMAGNHTMWTFDPVAGTVAHISGSLNEGLRDTSDAATPFDLDEWFAQPSGVRLASDGDVWVADSETSALRKLDPSTGAVTSYVGLGLFDFGFQDGPAESARLQHPLGALELPDGTVAIADTYNGAIRRFDPQANTVSTLARGLKEPSDILVVQGDDTTSGYLLVAESAAHQLTAVPIPEEALEVNEGAQQTKRPVTEIGPGPLDITVAFTVPAGQKLDDRWGDPTFLQVSSTPENLIVDGAGGKEGTQRTVTLNPEVTSGVLHVTARAAACDGEPGGEIPLHAACHLYQQDWGIPVAVVPDGPNDLALDLRGA from the coding sequence ATGAGCAATGCGAACCGCGTAAGACTGCGTGCCCCCGAACTCGTTGGCCGACGCTGGATCAACACCGGCGGAGAAAACCTAAGCCTGGAAGATCTGCGCGGGAAGATCGTCCTCCTCGACTTTTGGACGTTCTGCTGCATCAACTGCCTGCATGTGCTCGACGAACTGCGCCCGCTCGAGGAAGAATACGCGGATGTCCTGGTCACGATTGGTGTCCACTCACCCAAGTTTGAGTTTGAACGCGAAATCGAAGCCGTCGACCGGGCAGTCGAACGCTACCAAGTCGAACACATCGTGCTCGACGACCCCAACCTCGAGACCTGGAAGGCCTACACCGCACGCGCCTGGCCCACCCTGGTCGTCATCGACCCAGAGGGCTACATCGTCGCGTCCATGTCGGGGGAGGGGCACACCTCGGGCCTCATCAGCCTCATCGAAGAAGTCGCCGCGGAGCACGAAGCCAAAGGGACCCTCCGCCGAGGTGACGCCCCCTATGTGCCTCCCGCACCTCGGGAAGGGGACCTGTTTTACCCCGGCAAGGTGGTGCGCCTGGACGACGGCCGGTTGATCGTCGCCGACTCCGGCCACCACAGCTACGCGCTCTACGACAGCGAAGGCGCGAACCTGCTGGGACGCATCGGCTCCGGTGAACGCGGAAACGCCGACGGCGACTTCGCCACCGCCCAGTTCTCAGAACCCGGTGGCGTGGCCCAACTTCCGCCAGAAATCGCGCAACAAGTGGGCTACCACCTGGTCGCAGCAGACACGGTCAACCACACGCTGCGCGGAATCAACCTAGAGACCCAAACCGTAACCACCGTGGCCGGAACTGGCGAACAATACATGGTGGGCGCCAGCGACAACGTTCCTGATCAGCCCGGTTTTTCCGGACGCTACGACGGTCCAGCCACGGCCGTGAAACTCTCCAGCCCCTGGGACGTGGTGTACGCGCCCAAGACGTCCAATGTGGTCATCGCCATGGCAGGTAACCACACCATGTGGACCTTCGACCCGGTAGCCGGAACCGTCGCGCACATTTCCGGGTCTCTTAACGAAGGGCTGCGGGACACCTCGGACGCGGCAACCCCGTTTGACTTAGACGAATGGTTCGCCCAACCGTCCGGCGTGCGGCTGGCCAGCGACGGTGACGTGTGGGTGGCGGATTCCGAAACCTCGGCACTGCGCAAACTCGACCCATCGACCGGAGCCGTCACGTCATACGTGGGCCTGGGGCTGTTCGACTTCGGATTCCAGGACGGGCCAGCCGAATCCGCCCGTCTGCAACACCCGCTGGGTGCGCTCGAACTTCCAGACGGCACCGTCGCCATTGCCGACACCTACAACGGCGCCATCCGTCGCTTCGACCCCCAGGCCAACACCGTGTCCACCCTGGCGCGCGGCCTGAAGGAACCCTCGGACATCCTGGTCGTGCAGGGAGACGACACCACCTCGGGCTACCTGTTGGTCGCCGAATCCGCGGCTCACCAACTCACCGCCGTGCCCATTCCGGAAGAGGCGCTGGAGGTTAACGAAGGGGCTCAGCAGACCAAGAGGCCGGTCACGGAGATCGGTCCCGGACCGTTGGACATCACTGTCGCGTTTACCGTTCCCGCAGGTCAGAAGCTCGATGACCGTTGGGGTGACCCCACGTTTCTGCAGGTGTCCTCGACCCCTGAGAACCTCATTGTCGACGGGGCAGGTGGCAAGGAGGGCACCCAGCGTACGGTGACCCTCAACCCCGAGGTGACCTCCGGTGTTCTGCACGTCACCGCCCGCGCGGCGGCCTGCGATGGCGAACCCGGTGGAGAGATTCCACTCCACGCTGCGTGCCACCTGTACCAACAGGACTGGGGAATCCCGGTTGCGGTGGTGCCGGACGGGCCAAACGACCTGGCGCTGGACTTGCGCGGGGCGTAA